Proteins found in one Enterococcus sp. 9D6_DIV0238 genomic segment:
- a CDS encoding dUTP diphosphatase, producing the protein MKQRGFEIISSYKDQGISLPERATKGAAGYDFEAAEQVVVPSIWKLQAQGTAPKPVLVKTGIKAYMAEDEYLELVSRSSNPLKRFLMLANGVGVIDRDYYNNEGNEGHIMFQFINFGYEDMVIEKGERIGQGIFKPFLLADIDNVDKERTGGFGSSGKN; encoded by the coding sequence ATGAAACAACGAGGATTTGAAATTATTTCTAGCTATAAAGATCAAGGGATATCACTTCCGGAGCGTGCAACAAAAGGCGCTGCTGGCTATGATTTTGAAGCAGCAGAACAAGTAGTAGTACCAAGCATTTGGAAGTTACAAGCACAAGGAACTGCTCCAAAACCAGTTTTGGTGAAAACTGGGATCAAAGCTTACATGGCAGAAGATGAGTATTTAGAGTTAGTGAGTCGTTCCTCTAATCCGCTGAAACGCTTTTTGATGCTGGCCAATGGTGTTGGTGTGATCGACCGCGATTATTATAATAATGAAGGTAATGAAGGACATATCATGTTCCAGTTTATTAATTTTGGCTATGAAGATATGGTGATCGAAAAAGGTGAACGGATCGGACAAGGAATATTTAAACCATTTCTATTGGCTGATATCGATAATGTAGACAAAGAAAGAACTGGCGGATTTGGCTCTTCCGGTAAAAATTAG
- the radA gene encoding DNA repair protein RadA, producing the protein MAKKAKVQFECQTCGYISPKYLGRCPNCGQWNTMTEEVIQDTTDRRARVSLTGKKTQPQRLAEVVPKKEPRVKTKLMELNRVLGGGVVPGSLVLIGGDPGIGKSTLLLQVSQQLAESGGKVLYVSGEESAEQIKMRAERLSAIDTEFYLYAETDMNEISRAIEKLEPDYVIIDSIQTMTQPDVTSVAGSVSQVRETTAELLKLAKTNGIAIFIVGHVTKEGSIAGPRMLEHMVDTVLYFEGDKHHTFRILRAVKNRFGSTNEIGIFEMREHGLEEVANPSQVFLEERLADATGSAIVVAMEGTRPILVEVQALVTPTMFGNAKRTTTGLDFNRVSLIMAVLEKRAGLLLQNQDAYLKAAGGVKINEPAIDLAVAVSIASSYKENGTKPTECFIGEIGLTGEIRRVNSIEQRVREAQKLGFTKIYLPKNNLGGWTPPEGIEIVGVATIGETLRKVFQ; encoded by the coding sequence ATGGCAAAAAAAGCAAAAGTTCAATTTGAATGTCAAACTTGCGGATATATCTCCCCAAAATATTTAGGACGTTGTCCGAACTGCGGACAATGGAATACAATGACGGAAGAAGTCATTCAGGATACAACAGACCGCAGAGCTCGAGTAAGCTTGACAGGTAAAAAGACACAGCCGCAGCGATTGGCTGAGGTCGTTCCTAAAAAAGAACCGAGAGTCAAAACAAAATTGATGGAGCTGAATCGTGTGTTAGGCGGCGGAGTTGTTCCAGGGTCATTAGTTTTGATCGGCGGCGATCCGGGAATCGGAAAATCCACGTTACTTCTACAGGTTTCTCAGCAACTCGCTGAAAGCGGCGGGAAAGTGCTGTATGTCTCTGGAGAAGAGAGTGCTGAGCAGATCAAAATGCGGGCAGAGCGTTTAAGTGCGATCGATACAGAGTTTTATTTATATGCAGAAACTGATATGAATGAAATTTCAAGAGCAATTGAAAAATTAGAACCAGATTATGTGATCATTGATTCTATTCAGACGATGACACAGCCGGATGTGACCAGTGTCGCCGGCAGTGTCAGTCAAGTGAGAGAAACGACAGCAGAACTTTTAAAGCTAGCAAAAACCAACGGTATCGCTATTTTTATCGTAGGTCACGTGACGAAAGAAGGTTCGATTGCCGGTCCTCGAATGTTGGAGCATATGGTTGATACGGTCTTGTATTTTGAAGGAGATAAGCATCATACATTTAGAATTTTAAGAGCCGTTAAAAATCGTTTCGGTTCTACAAACGAAATCGGAATATTTGAGATGAGAGAACACGGACTAGAAGAAGTCGCCAATCCTTCTCAGGTTTTCTTGGAAGAGCGTTTAGCTGATGCGACAGGCTCTGCGATCGTCGTAGCGATGGAAGGAACACGACCGATCTTAGTTGAAGTTCAAGCGCTAGTTACTCCAACGATGTTTGGAAATGCCAAACGAACGACGACAGGGTTAGATTTCAATCGAGTGTCATTGATCATGGCTGTTTTGGAAAAGCGGGCAGGATTATTATTACAAAATCAAGATGCGTATTTGAAAGCTGCCGGCGGTGTGAAAATCAATGAACCAGCGATCGATTTAGCTGTTGCCGTCAGTATTGCTTCAAGTTATAAAGAAAATGGCACAAAGCCGACAGAGTGTTTTATTGGTGAAATTGGTTTGACAGGTGAAATTCGTCGTGTAAATAGTATTGAACAGCGTGTGCGTGAGGCGCAAAAGCTGGGCTTTACTAAAATCTATTTACCAAAAAATAATTTAGGCGGCTGGACACCGCCTGAAGGCATCGAAATCGTCGGTGTGGCTACGATCGGTGAAACATTAAGAAAAGTATTTCAATAG
- a CDS encoding PIN/TRAM domain-containing protein translates to MQKRVVTLLMIVVGASLGISLLPMAWEMAQQADNTWLNNNFTNSLIGALIFFILSLGLAKYIVSGVKKIEAALNELSLTYLLFGSVGVIIGLIIGAIISIPMYNLNIPFVNSVLPILVMIIFGYLGFRMGTTRIDEWRKIFTPKQKKLQNENDGEVLERKVEDRFHKYKILDTSVIIDGRIYDIAKTGFLEGVILIPNFVLYELQYIADSGDSLKRVRGRRGLDILNALQKEDGISVEMYDGDFEDISEVDSKLIKLAKLLDGVVVTNDYNLNKVSEFQNVPVLNINALANAVKPVVIPGETMNVMVVKAGTERQQGVAYLDDGTMVVVEDGQHYMNEHIQVVVTSALQTAAGRMIFAKPAHSGRGIDDSREENKAHEKS, encoded by the coding sequence ATGCAAAAACGTGTCGTCACGTTGCTGATGATCGTCGTTGGCGCAAGTCTGGGTATTTCGTTATTACCGATGGCTTGGGAAATGGCGCAGCAAGCGGATAATACATGGCTGAACAATAACTTTACTAACAGTTTGATTGGTGCACTTATTTTCTTTATTTTATCGTTAGGGTTAGCGAAGTATATTGTATCAGGTGTCAAAAAAATAGAAGCAGCATTGAATGAATTGAGCTTGACTTATCTTTTATTTGGTAGTGTCGGTGTGATCATCGGACTGATCATTGGAGCGATCATCTCGATTCCGATGTACAATTTAAATATTCCTTTTGTGAATAGCGTGCTGCCGATCTTAGTCATGATCATTTTTGGATATCTTGGTTTTCGGATGGGAACTACGCGGATCGATGAATGGCGCAAGATTTTTACTCCGAAACAAAAGAAACTGCAGAATGAAAATGACGGGGAAGTTTTAGAGCGCAAAGTGGAAGATCGTTTCCATAAGTATAAGATTTTGGATACAAGTGTCATTATTGACGGTAGAATTTACGATATTGCTAAAACAGGCTTTTTAGAAGGGGTTATTTTGATTCCTAACTTTGTTTTATATGAATTGCAGTATATTGCCGATTCTGGTGATAGCTTGAAACGCGTGCGCGGACGTCGTGGACTGGATATTTTAAATGCTTTACAAAAAGAAGATGGCATTTCTGTTGAAATGTACGATGGTGATTTTGAAGATATTTCTGAGGTCGATAGTAAGCTGATCAAATTGGCAAAACTATTAGATGGTGTTGTTGTAACGAATGATTATAACTTGAATAAAGTCTCTGAATTTCAAAATGTCCCTGTTTTGAACATCAATGCCTTAGCTAATGCAGTCAAACCAGTGGTAATTCCAGGTGAGACGATGAATGTTATGGTCGTAAAAGCCGGAACAGAGCGTCAACAAGGCGTTGCGTATTTAGATGACGGTACAATGGTAGTCGTGGAAGATGGACAGCATTATATGAATGAACATATCCAAGTAGTTGTAACAAGTGCATTGCAAACGGCTGCCGGTCGGATGATTTTCGCAAAACCAGCACATTCCGGCAGAGGAATCGATGATAGTAGAGAAGAAAACAAAGCCCATGAAAAGAGCTAA
- the ispD gene encoding 2-C-methyl-D-erythritol 4-phosphate cytidylyltransferase yields the protein MKRAKTRDKTLDYEVILLAAGQGKRMGASRNKILLHLIGKPVISYSLETFLNDPACKHIILVTQEDEQDLLTAMVKKETKKKHCPVTIVPGGCERQYSVHNGLKMLIDPENIVMVHDGARPFVTLAQLKALHRKVVETRAAILGVPVKDTIKRVVDGFVQETVPRETLWQIQTPQAFYGTDLMAVHEQAEKEQYLGTDDASLIEKYSSLPVSMVLGSYENIKLTTPEDMLIGEAIVKRKRS from the coding sequence ATGAAAAGAGCTAAAACGAGAGACAAAACGCTGGATTACGAAGTCATTTTATTGGCGGCAGGGCAAGGTAAGAGAATGGGAGCAAGCCGTAATAAAATTTTGCTTCATCTAATCGGCAAGCCTGTCATTTCCTATTCGTTAGAAACTTTTTTAAATGATCCAGCTTGTAAGCACATTATTTTAGTGACGCAAGAAGATGAGCAGGATTTATTAACGGCTATGGTCAAAAAAGAAACCAAGAAAAAGCATTGTCCTGTAACGATCGTACCAGGCGGTTGTGAGCGTCAGTACAGTGTTCATAACGGACTAAAGATGTTGATCGACCCAGAGAATATCGTGATGGTCCATGATGGTGCTAGACCCTTTGTTACTTTGGCACAGTTAAAAGCACTCCATCGCAAGGTTGTTGAAACTAGAGCTGCAATTTTAGGTGTTCCAGTTAAAGATACGATCAAGCGTGTCGTTGACGGATTCGTTCAAGAAACGGTTCCACGTGAAACATTATGGCAAATACAGACACCACAGGCTTTTTATGGGACTGACTTAATGGCCGTTCATGAACAAGCGGAAAAAGAGCAATATTTAGGGACGGATGATGCTTCGTTGATCGAAAAATACAGTAGCCTACCTGTTTCTATGGTATTGGGAAGCTATGAAAACATTAAGCTTACTACACCAGAAGATATGTTGATCGGTGAAGCTATCGTGAAAAGAAAAAGAAGTTAG
- the ispF gene encoding 2-C-methyl-D-erythritol 2,4-cyclodiphosphate synthase translates to MIRIGQGFDVHQLVEGRNLIIGGVELPFEKGLLGHSDADVLLHAITDAILGAAGLGDIGHLFPDTDLEFKDADSIKLLREANQKVLATGFTIGNIDCTILAEQPKMKPHLDKMKENIAAACQIETNQINLKATTMEKMGFIGHEEGMGAIAVALLEK, encoded by the coding sequence ATGATACGAATTGGACAGGGATTTGATGTCCATCAATTAGTAGAAGGACGCAATTTGATTATCGGCGGTGTCGAACTGCCATTTGAAAAAGGCTTATTAGGACACTCTGATGCAGACGTTTTATTACATGCAATAACGGATGCGATCTTAGGTGCTGCTGGCTTAGGAGATATTGGTCATTTATTTCCAGATACAGATCTAGAGTTTAAAGATGCGGATTCGATCAAGCTGCTGCGAGAGGCAAATCAAAAAGTTTTAGCTACTGGCTTTACTATTGGCAATATTGATTGTACAATTTTAGCTGAACAACCAAAAATGAAGCCGCATTTAGATAAAATGAAAGAAAATATTGCTGCTGCCTGCCAGATTGAAACAAACCAAATCAATTTAAAAGCAACAACAATGGAAAAAATGGGCTTTATTGGTCATGAAGAAGGTATGGGAGCGATCGCGGTCGCTTTACTTGAAAAATAG
- the gltX gene encoding glutamate--tRNA ligase, with product MSKVRVRYAPSPTGHLHIGNARTALFNYLFARHNDGDFIIRIEDTDQKRNIEDGEKSQLENLAWLGMDWDESPEKPGEYGPYRQSERGEIYQPLIDQLLVSNRAYKCYCTEEELEAEREAQRARGEMPHYSGKCADLTPSEQAEKEAQGLTPVIRFRVPRNTSYTFNDMVKGEIVFESDNIGGDFVIQKRDGMPTYNFAVAVDDHMMKITHVLRGDDHIANTPKQLMVYEAFGWTAPEFGHMTLIINSETGKKLSKRDESILQFIEQYRELGYLPEAMFNFTALLGWSPVGEDEIFSQEELIKIFDPERLSKSPAAFDGKKLEWVNNQYMKQLDLDTLTAMCIPYLVADGRIEADPSAEKIEWLKKVVSLYQPQMSYAAEIVEVSNLFFNEHPVLDEAAKEVLAGETVPTVLAAFKAQLEAMDVVNVENIKAGIKAVQKETGVKGKNLFMPIRVAVSGQMHGPELGDTIELLGKEKALEHLNKVL from the coding sequence ATGTCAAAAGTACGTGTACGCTACGCACCAAGTCCAACGGGACATTTACACATCGGAAATGCAAGAACAGCACTATTCAATTATTTATTTGCTCGTCACAATGATGGCGATTTTATCATCCGTATTGAAGATACTGATCAAAAAAGAAATATTGAAGACGGCGAAAAAAGCCAATTAGAAAACTTAGCGTGGCTAGGGATGGATTGGGATGAGTCTCCCGAAAAACCTGGTGAGTACGGACCGTACCGCCAATCAGAACGCGGCGAAATTTATCAACCGTTGATCGATCAATTATTAGTCAGCAATCGTGCGTATAAATGCTACTGTACAGAAGAAGAATTAGAAGCGGAAAGAGAAGCGCAACGTGCCCGTGGGGAAATGCCACATTACTCTGGTAAATGTGCAGACTTAACACCTTCTGAGCAAGCGGAAAAAGAAGCGCAAGGACTTACACCAGTTATTCGTTTCCGTGTACCAAGAAATACGTCTTATACATTTAACGATATGGTCAAAGGTGAAATTGTTTTTGAATCAGATAATATCGGCGGCGATTTCGTTATTCAAAAACGCGATGGCATGCCGACGTACAATTTTGCTGTAGCTGTTGATGATCATATGATGAAAATCACACATGTTTTACGCGGAGATGACCATATCGCGAATACACCAAAACAATTAATGGTTTATGAAGCGTTTGGCTGGACAGCTCCTGAATTTGGACATATGACATTGATCATCAATTCTGAAACAGGTAAAAAATTGAGCAAACGTGATGAATCGATTTTACAATTTATTGAACAGTATCGTGAGCTTGGCTACTTACCAGAAGCAATGTTCAACTTTACTGCATTATTAGGCTGGTCACCTGTTGGCGAAGATGAGATTTTCTCACAAGAAGAATTGATCAAAATTTTCGATCCAGAACGCTTAAGTAAATCGCCAGCTGCTTTTGATGGCAAGAAACTTGAATGGGTCAATAACCAGTACATGAAACAATTGGATCTTGATACACTTACAGCTATGTGTATTCCTTATTTAGTAGCAGATGGACGCATTGAAGCCGATCCAAGTGCAGAAAAAATTGAATGGCTGAAAAAAGTTGTTAGTCTATACCAGCCACAAATGAGTTATGCTGCAGAAATCGTTGAAGTATCAAACTTATTCTTCAATGAGCATCCAGTATTAGATGAAGCCGCTAAAGAAGTCTTGGCAGGAGAAACAGTACCGACAGTACTAGCAGCATTCAAAGCGCAACTGGAAGCAATGGATGTTGTAAATGTTGAGAATATTAAAGCTGGTATCAAAGCTGTTCAAAAAGAAACAGGTGTCAAAGGTAAAAACTTATTCATGCCGATTCGTGTAGCAGTTTCAGGCCAAATGCATGGTCCTGAACTAGGAGATACAATTGAGCTTTTAGGAAAAGAAAAAGCGTTAGAACACTTAAACAAAGTTTTATAA
- the epsC gene encoding serine O-acetyltransferase EpsC: MGWLKKAVEAIKKNDPAARSTLEALLTYPGLHALFWHRFSHFLYRHRLYLLAKIHAQFWRFLTGIEIHPGARIASGVFIDHGMGIVIGQTAEIEEDVVLFHGVTLGGTGKDTGKRHPTVKKGAMIHAHAQILGPVTIGERAKIGAAAVVLTDIPDDATAVGVPAKVVRIKGKRMEENDDSNL, translated from the coding sequence ATGGGTTGGTTAAAAAAAGCGGTTGAAGCAATCAAAAAAAATGATCCTGCAGCACGTTCAACATTGGAAGCATTGCTTACCTATCCAGGGCTGCATGCATTGTTTTGGCATCGTTTTTCACATTTTCTTTATCGGCATCGGCTGTATTTGCTGGCAAAAATCCACGCACAGTTTTGGCGTTTTTTAACGGGGATAGAGATTCATCCGGGAGCAAGGATTGCATCAGGAGTTTTTATTGATCATGGTATGGGTATTGTGATCGGTCAAACAGCGGAAATTGAGGAAGATGTTGTATTGTTTCATGGCGTTACCCTAGGCGGTACAGGAAAAGACACAGGGAAACGTCATCCGACAGTCAAAAAAGGGGCAATGATCCACGCACATGCACAGATTCTGGGACCTGTCACAATCGGGGAACGGGCAAAAATCGGTGCAGCAGCGGTTGTATTGACTGACATTCCTGATGATGCAACTGCAGTAGGAGTACCGGCGAAAGTCGTTAGGATCAAGGGAAAGAGAATGGAGGAGAACGATGATTCAAATTTATAA
- the cysS gene encoding cysteine--tRNA ligase, with protein sequence MIQIYNTLTREKETFQPIEEGKVRMYVCGPTVYNYIHIGNARSTIAFDTIRRYLEYRGYEVNYVSNFTDVDDKIIRAANELGITAPEVADRFIQAFEEDTQVLNVQPATSHPRVMDHMPDILMFIQALIDKGYAYESKGDVYYRTRKFDGYGKLSHQSIDELEVGASQRTGVEQELKEDPLDFALWKGAKEGEISWDSPWGAGRPGWHIECSVMATKHLGDTIDIHGGGQDLEFPHHENEIAQSEAKTGQTFANYWMHNGYVTIGEDDEKMSKSLGNFVTVHELAKQIDPQILRFFMATTQYRRPIRYSEATIKEAGVNLQKLKNAFENLSFRKENAAPQLDEDERRLQELAELEIRFTAEMDDDFNAANGITVVYELSKWLNQYSEQETVSAIVTEKALDQFTQWLSIFGIYFLSDELLDDDIDQLIEERNQARKNRDFARSDEIRDLLKDKGITLEDTAQGTRWRRSE encoded by the coding sequence ATGATTCAAATTTATAATACATTAACAAGGGAAAAAGAAACCTTTCAACCAATAGAAGAAGGCAAAGTCCGGATGTATGTCTGCGGACCAACAGTTTATAATTATATCCACATTGGCAATGCCCGAAGTACGATTGCATTCGACACGATTAGACGTTATTTAGAATACCGCGGCTATGAAGTGAACTATGTTTCCAATTTTACCGATGTCGATGATAAGATCATTCGTGCGGCGAATGAATTAGGAATAACAGCGCCGGAAGTGGCAGATCGGTTTATTCAGGCATTTGAAGAAGATACACAAGTGTTAAATGTGCAGCCGGCAACTAGCCATCCTCGGGTGATGGATCATATGCCGGATATCCTGATGTTTATCCAAGCGTTGATCGACAAAGGGTATGCGTATGAATCAAAGGGTGATGTTTATTATCGAACACGTAAATTTGATGGTTATGGAAAACTTAGTCACCAATCGATCGATGAACTTGAAGTCGGAGCCAGTCAGCGTACAGGAGTAGAACAAGAATTAAAAGAAGATCCATTGGATTTTGCTTTATGGAAAGGTGCTAAAGAAGGCGAAATTTCTTGGGATTCACCATGGGGAGCAGGACGCCCCGGTTGGCATATCGAGTGTTCTGTAATGGCAACGAAGCATTTAGGTGATACAATTGATATCCATGGCGGTGGTCAAGATTTAGAATTTCCTCACCATGAAAATGAAATTGCTCAAAGTGAAGCAAAAACAGGGCAGACATTTGCTAATTATTGGATGCATAACGGCTATGTAACAATTGGCGAAGATGATGAAAAAATGAGTAAGTCACTGGGAAATTTTGTAACTGTGCATGAACTAGCAAAACAGATCGATCCGCAAATCCTGCGTTTCTTTATGGCGACGACACAATATCGCCGTCCGATCCGCTATAGTGAAGCAACGATCAAAGAAGCTGGTGTCAATCTTCAGAAACTGAAAAATGCATTTGAGAATTTGTCCTTCAGAAAAGAAAATGCAGCTCCCCAATTAGACGAAGACGAACGTCGCTTACAGGAATTGGCTGAGCTGGAAATTCGTTTTACAGCAGAGATGGATGACGATTTCAATGCAGCAAATGGGATCACAGTGGTCTATGAGCTTTCAAAATGGCTAAACCAATATAGCGAACAAGAAACTGTATCAGCAATAGTTACAGAGAAGGCGCTAGATCAGTTTACACAATGGTTGAGTATTTTTGGGATTTATTTCCTCTCAGATGAACTACTGGATGACGATATCGATCAATTGATCGAAGAACGGAATCAGGCACGTAAGAACCGTGATTTTGCCCGCAGTGATGAGATTCGTGATTTATTGAAGGATAAAGGAATAACCTTGGAAGATACTGCCCAGGGGACTAGATGGAGAAGAAGTGAATGA
- a CDS encoding Mini-ribonuclease 3, which translates to MRDYTQLNGLALAYVGDAIYEIYIRDYLVEQGQTKPNTLHRMATHYVSAKAQAFLIQAMLEEKLLNETEETMYKRGRNTKSHTSAKNADITTYRIATGFESLMGYLHLTKQTERLEELIDWCIKKVGEKDA; encoded by the coding sequence ATGAGAGATTATACACAATTGAATGGTTTAGCGCTGGCTTATGTAGGCGATGCAATCTATGAAATCTACATTCGAGATTATTTAGTAGAGCAAGGTCAAACAAAACCCAATACGCTGCACCGGATGGCGACACATTATGTATCAGCTAAAGCACAGGCTTTTTTGATTCAGGCGATGCTGGAAGAAAAGCTTTTGAATGAAACAGAAGAAACAATGTATAAACGAGGGCGTAATACCAAAAGCCATACCTCAGCAAAAAATGCAGATATCACAACATACCGTATAGCTACAGGGTTTGAGTCATTGATGGGGTATCTTCATTTAACAAAACAAACAGAGCGCCTAGAAGAATTGATCGACTGGTGTATCAAAAAAGTAGGTGAAAAAGATGCGTAA
- the rlmB gene encoding 23S rRNA (guanosine(2251)-2'-O)-methyltransferase RlmB, with protein MKKMRNDKKRSFKDSKQKRKPSFKKEVVKKDRKPTEEAVEDNFVFGNHATIEAIQQGRGNKLFLQEDSKGEKVEQLKILAKEHAVPVKWVPKQKLDTLTDHGVHQGIVLAITAYEYLTLDDLITKTKEKTETPFFLILDSLEDPHNFGSILRTADATGVDGIIIPKHRAVGITPVVTKASTGAVEYIPVARVTNLAQSIATLKEHDFWIFGTDMKGTDYRQWNTQGAIALIIGNEGRGMSQGLHKEVDELLTIPMTGHVQSLNAGVAAGLLMYEVYRGRNPL; from the coding sequence GTGAAAAAGATGCGTAATGATAAAAAACGTTCATTCAAAGATAGCAAACAAAAAAGAAAGCCGTCATTTAAAAAAGAAGTCGTCAAAAAAGACCGTAAACCAACTGAAGAAGCCGTTGAAGATAATTTTGTTTTCGGAAACCATGCGACGATCGAAGCGATTCAGCAAGGACGCGGCAACAAATTGTTCCTTCAAGAAGACAGCAAAGGCGAAAAAGTCGAGCAGCTTAAAATATTGGCAAAAGAACATGCAGTACCAGTAAAATGGGTACCTAAACAAAAATTAGATACATTGACAGATCATGGTGTGCATCAGGGGATCGTATTGGCGATCACAGCCTATGAATATTTGACACTGGATGATTTGATAACAAAGACGAAAGAAAAGACTGAGACACCATTTTTCTTGATATTGGATAGTTTGGAAGATCCGCATAATTTCGGCTCTATTTTAAGAACAGCTGATGCAACAGGAGTGGATGGGATCATCATCCCGAAACATCGGGCAGTTGGCATCACGCCAGTCGTGACCAAAGCATCAACAGGCGCTGTAGAATATATTCCAGTTGCTCGTGTGACGAATTTAGCGCAAAGTATCGCAACCTTAAAAGAGCATGATTTTTGGATCTTTGGCACAGATATGAAAGGCACGGACTACCGCCAGTGGAATACTCAAGGAGCGATTGCATTGATCATTGGCAATGAAGGTCGTGGGATGAGTCAGGGATTGCATAAAGAAGTAGATGAGCTATTGACGATCCCGATGACTGGACATGTACAAAGTTTAAATGCGGGAGTTGCTGCGGGATTATTGATGTATGAAGTGTATCGTGGACGTAATCCGTTATAA
- a CDS encoding NYN domain-containing protein encodes MKKQLLIVDGYNMIGAWPELVKLKNQNKLEDAREALLHRLSNYAKYEDLEVIVVFDAQLVPGIQQTYKKYRLTVIFTKEDETADSYIERIAGEKNDRLTQVTVATSDLAEQWLVFSKGALRTSANELYKSVKKSERTIAIHATDIHFQDFRRNSPWNLEQLSKLSEKMDELSKKKD; translated from the coding sequence ATGAAAAAGCAATTACTCATCGTTGATGGCTATAATATGATCGGTGCTTGGCCTGAACTAGTGAAATTGAAGAATCAAAACAAACTAGAAGATGCTAGAGAAGCTTTGCTGCATCGTCTCTCTAATTATGCAAAATACGAAGATCTAGAAGTGATTGTTGTCTTTGATGCTCAGCTGGTTCCAGGAATCCAGCAAACCTATAAAAAGTATCGATTAACAGTTATTTTCACTAAAGAAGATGAAACGGCCGATAGCTATATTGAACGAATTGCAGGAGAAAAAAATGATCGTTTAACTCAAGTCACCGTGGCAACAAGTGATTTGGCAGAGCAATGGTTAGTCTTTTCTAAGGGTGCTTTACGAACCTCTGCAAATGAGTTGTATAAAAGCGTAAAAAAATCTGAGCGTACGATAGCGATTCATGCAACAGATATCCATTTTCAAGATTTTCGTAGAAATTCTCCTTGGAATTTGGAGCAATTGTCAAAATTGTCCGAAAAAATGGACGAATTGTCTAAAAAGAAAGATTAA
- a CDS encoding sigma-70 family RNA polymerase sigma factor codes for MDKYEHILKGDGIAFDRLYRKYHPLVYNFRKKYYLKDFDKEDWLQEGRIIFYRSLEKYEETYSVSIGKFFKSNFENHIRSLVRKQCAVKRTVDVQSISLDQKMESQGESFFDYASVEAADALEQMIIREKLEELPQILSPFERTTFQEFMNGKEIGEIAKATASREVTVRSAYDRAKKKLKSIIYD; via the coding sequence ATGGATAAGTATGAACACATTTTAAAAGGAGATGGAATAGCGTTTGATCGGTTGTATCGAAAGTATCATCCGCTTGTATACAACTTTCGAAAAAAGTACTATTTGAAAGATTTCGACAAAGAAGACTGGCTGCAGGAAGGGCGGATCATTTTTTACCGTTCTTTGGAAAAATATGAAGAAACCTATAGCGTTTCGATCGGGAAATTTTTCAAGTCGAACTTTGAAAATCATATTCGTAGTCTTGTGCGAAAACAATGTGCAGTGAAACGGACTGTAGATGTGCAATCCATTTCGTTAGATCAAAAAATGGAAAGTCAGGGAGAATCTTTTTTTGATTATGCAAGCGTTGAAGCTGCAGATGCATTGGAACAGATGATCATCAGAGAAAAGCTGGAAGAATTACCTCAGATTCTGTCACCGTTTGAACGAACGACGTTTCAGGAATTTATGAATGGTAAAGAGATTGGAGAAATCGCAAAGGCAACTGCAAGCCGCGAAGTCACAGTCAGAAGTGCTTATGATCGAGCAAAAAAGAAATTGAAATCAATTATTTATGATTAA
- a CDS encoding Veg family protein, with protein sequence MPTTLASIKKDLECRIGSKITLVAQTGRKRQTERKGILTETYPSVFVVDLDPDENSFERVSYSYSDVLTRTVEIEFVSEAV encoded by the coding sequence ATGCCAACAACTTTAGCGTCAATTAAGAAAGATTTAGAATGTCGTATCGGCAGCAAAATCACATTAGTTGCTCAGACCGGCAGAAAGCGTCAAACTGAACGTAAAGGTATTTTGACAGAAACGTATCCATCTGTCTTCGTTGTAGATTTAGATCCAGATGAAAACTCATTCGAACGAGTTTCTTATAGTTACTCTGATGTGCTGACTCGCACAGTCGAAATTGAGTTTGTTAGTGAAGCTGTCTAA